A genomic window from Solanum stenotomum isolate F172 chromosome 10, ASM1918654v1, whole genome shotgun sequence includes:
- the LOC125842604 gene encoding trans-Golgi network-localized SYP41-interacting protein 1 isoform X3 — protein sequence MVNEDVKDDHLEAPGIIASDVSTISSATDVPVEFSSYSGADEAVAHQVEVERLHVQEQESHNAGSKKGDSSSEVEIEGDKKLPLNEPSETSISQTATLVGDEGKEEIKAEDIQLSEPNNVPSTVLATQNAEIAEDRGHQMEDAVSGSRMEEKLASEVQISDSSNIVSENSAENKMVNISSRSDASYISLCQLAEVVRDLNEDDFKFLLTCRDSAPNAPSLKLFDVFEKLKEQLYLASLAKDVSCLQLSEESEIQMELSRQHHKLTDLISAAKASSSELGEKNDVLADQLAQSRSEFQLIVSERDDLQKQLRISKSEVGEFSDRINELQTKLEISLGENASLSSEMVDCRNLVATLQVRNESLIGSLNLLSEENKKLLEEKENLVLENKKLGTDLAQSKALFGSLQLDNEDLSQNFTSLSEEKMKLHGEKEHLVSENENLFAQLSDYKNVVEALQVENKNINESLISVTEAKSQLQEENKSLLSETEKLGSEFLESKSLIEALQTEVAEAKGHLTSVMEERNVLEEQKKCLLSETEKQSFQLAEYKNSCNKVEYDLKDASLRIEHLTEENMHLKRRLELSETMKTESPKQSSFAYQSKEEAGHQLEGSCHSNFAPENLIDDDGSNWFGVMNRHMEEADRVLEKLDNAIEEVHSQLISMSRSSGKAVSPGVSKLIQAFESKDHDDEHQPEEFQSSENRTDADPYVLIQGLTKTLRALLKDLVLAAGNGYQFLEGEKSSKTATEVAAEELRAKCESLNEYIDILGGANIELMVFNESLGGCFWNAKKREGELMVLNEALHKQEVATKAENSRLRENLSSIQEKLPILQNQLGEMRESCKEMGSCISNQVEGLYKEVSDRGLILQEEWNSTIDQIFQTLRRLDLSVESVGSSLPSRVDHDPGCINLSSHTAASIDAAINVIEALQGQVEAARHESMLSTSREANEKLDFLQVENEKSVSLLYKIYGNLKKLVTEMPGNLQEDEVDDPKKSVDLSHPGAFDSLLEQLQRFLDEKTQVESANEKLKSELTARTKDFEELSKRSLGSDSILRVVQVVEGVISLDSFEININEPVSCLESLTSLLVQKYKGATEDVRLSREECASKEAQVIDLQGQMDHLSSLLVQCENEVVVLRESLKRVEEDVVSIGSQYQEKVTEFEQSEQRVSSLREKLGIAVTKGKGLIVQRDSLKQSLADTSSELQKCSEELQLKDARLQEVEMKLKTYSEAGERTEALESELSYIRNSATALRETFYLKDAILQKIEEILEDLELPDHFHSKDIIDKVDWLAKSVAGNSLPLTDWDHKSTIGGSYSDAGYALGDGWKEASQPNMGSSEDLKIRFEELQGKFYGLAEQNEMLEQSLMERNNLVQKWEEILDRIDMPSHLRSLEPEDRIGWLVLAVSEAENQYNSLQQKYDNSESLFASTSAELEESNRKISELENAYQLIVSEKELLLKSLESLNFDFEEMSRKAAQSETSNDDLQSRVGDLQKKLNEMLGAEERIHHLEGEIRRLEDVIKDFLWTSEADDVLFSSGSTESLEQLIRKLIDKYTTLSLGKPTESDTTPLEHVGKGADLSHEEKRESNVSCDEDADGGALNRKLEDALSDLLSLKEEKESIALKNQSLVRELEELGIRNKELQHLLNQEEQKSSSLREKLNVAVRKGKSLVQHRDSLKQSIEELNGEVERLKSEIRLQENAISDYEGRIKDLSVYPERIKTIESECSILRDQLEEKEYTLSMILCTLDEVNVGSNIDNPVEKLKRVGQLCHDLQSALASSEHETKKSKRAAELLLAELNEVQERNDGLQEELAKSLSELSGLSKQKESAEVAKHEALARLEKLSSVHSEERKSQLAEITMLKSGVDQLGKDLYVVDRLLTDVLSKDLETMHHLGSSMKVCQEPTDQNHFPLLVADSSGLTFAEPENKVFGKEIGSINQKLNRHSHLLHEEAARLSEILKTIHEEISHDKQHSNSLKTDLMRLESIQKEKDAELLMVQRYNAMLYEACTTLVMEIESRKSQLVGSSLASGAPKINSVYQSLAEGHDLAEMTDRFTEEGIRSVIEKLFMAVKDIMSVQNDITEFGQRDMKAAIASLQKELQDKDVQREKICAELVSQIKEAESISKSYLQELQIAKSQMDDLHRKVKLMEKEQDSLTHRIKELQDQESNSADLQLRVKSLEDMLEAKEQENEALMQALEEEEAQMEDKTNKIEEMERLLLQKNKDMENLEVSRGKTMKKLSVTVSKFDELHQLSESLLSEVENLQSQLQERDTEISFLRQEVTRCTNDAIASAQMSSKRDSDEIHDFLAWVDKMISRVQAHDMDYDDAKVNQIHDYKEMLEKQVVAVISEVEDLRALAQTRDLMLKVEKDKVEQLVRKEEFLENSLRDKESQLTMLRGASGMGQLANSSSEIIEIEPMANKRVVPGTVASQVRSLRKTNNDQVAVAIDVDPDSGKLDDEDDDKAHGFKSMTTSRIVPRFTRPITDMIDGLWVSCDRTLMRQPVLRLSVIIYWVVLHALLATFVV from the exons ATGGTAAATGAGGATGTAAAGGATGATCATTTGGAAGCTCCAGGAATTATTGCTTCTGATGTGTCCACTATAAGTTCTGCAACAGATGTGCCTGTTGAATTTTCATCTTATTCCGGTGCTGATGAAGCAGTTGCTCACCAAGTAGAAGTGGAAAGGCTGCATGTGCAGGAGCAG GAATCACATAATGCAGGTTCGAAGAAAGGTGATTCAAGCAGTGAGGTAGAGATTGAAGGAGACAAGAAGCTTCCTTTGAACGAACCAAGTGAGACTTCTATTAGCCAGACCGCCACTCTAGTGGGAGATGAGGGCAAGGAAGAGATAAAAGCCGAAGACATTCAACTCAGCGAGCCAAACAATGTTCCATCAACTGTTTTAGCAACTCAGAATGCTGAAATAGCTGAGGACAGGG GTCATCAGATGGAAGATGCAGTTTCTGGTTCACGCATGGAAGAAAAACTAGCTTCTGAGGTTCAAATTTCTGACTCCAGCAATATTGTTTCTGAGAATTCTGCGGAGAATAAGATGGTGAACATCTCATCTAGGTCAGATGCAAGTTATATTAGCTTGTGTCAGCTGGCGGAGGTGGTCAGAGACCTTAATGAAGATGACTTTAAGTTCTTGCTCACGTGCAGAGACTCAGCTCCAAATGCACCTTCTCTAAAACTTTTTGACGTTTTTGAGAAGCTCAAAGAACAGCTATACCTTGCAAGTCTTGCAAAAGATGTATCTTGTTTGCAGCTATCTGAAGAGTCAGAAATTCAGATGGAACTCAGCCGTCAACATCATAAGTTGACTGATCTAATATCTGCGGCCAAAGCTTCATCGTCTGAACTTGGAGAGAAGAATGATGTCCTCGCTGATCAGCTTGCACAATCAAGATCTGAATTTCAATTGATTGTATCTGAAAGGGATGACCTCCAAAAGCAGCTTCGCATTTCTAAAAGTGAGGTTGGAGAATTTTCTGATAGAATAAATGAGTTGCAGACTAAATTGGAAATATCACTTGGTGAAAATGCAAGTTTGTCTTCAGAGATGGTCGACTGCCGGAATTTGGTAGCAACTTTACAGGTTCGAAATGAGAGCTTAATAGGAAGCCTTAATTTGTTGTCTGAAGAGAATAAAAAGCTTTTGGAGGAGAAGGAGAATCTTGTTCTTGAGAATAAGAAATTGGGAACAGATCTAGCACAGTCTAAAGCGTTGTTCGGATCATTGCAGTTGGATAATGAAGATTTATCGCAGAACTTCACTTCTTTGAGTGAGGAGAAAATGAAACTTCACGGAGAGAAGGAACACCTAGTCAGTGAGAACGAGAATCTGTTTGCTCAATTGTCGGACTACAAAAATGTTGTCGAAGCTCTTCAGGTTGAGAACAAGAACATAAATGAGAGTTTGATATCTGTAACTGAAGCAAAGAGCCAGCTTCAAGAGGAGAATAAGTCTTTGCTCAGTGAAACTGAGAAACTAGGATCAGAGTTTTTGGAGTCTAAGTCTCTAATTGAAGCTCTGCAGACGGAAGTGGCTGAAGCAAAGGGGCACTTGACCTCGGTGATGGAAGAGAGAAATGTGCTTGAGGAGCAGAAGAAGTGTCTTCTCAGTGAAACTGAGAAACAGTCATTTCAGTTGGCAGAATACAAGAACTCGTGCAATAAGGTGGAATATGACCTGAAAGACGCAAGTCTGCGTATTGAACATCTGACTGAGGAGAACATGCATTTGAAGAGAAGATTGGAGTTGTCTGAAACGATGAAAACAGAGTCACCTAAACAAAGTAGCTTTGCATATCAATCTAAGGAAGAAGCTGGGCATCAACTTGAAGGTTCTTGCCACTCTAACTTTGCACCAGAAAATCTAATTGATGATGATGGTTCAAATTGGTTTGGAGTTATGAATAGACACATGGAGGAGGCAGATAGAGTACTTGAAAAGCTTGATAATGCAATTGAAGAGGTGCACTCTCAGTTAATTTCTATGAGTAGGTCGTCTGGTAAAGCTGTTTCACCTGGTGTGTCAAAACTTATTCAAGCTTTTGAGTCAAAAGACCATGATGACGAGCACCAACCAGAGGAGTTCCAGTCGTCTGAAAATCGAACAGATGCAGATCCTTATGTGCTGATTCAAGGGCTAACAAAAACATTAAGGGCGTTGCTGAAAGATTTGGTGCTGGCAGCTGGCAATGGCTACCAATTTCTCGAAGGAGAGAAGAGTAGTAAAACAGCCACTGAGGTTGCTGCTGAAGAACTGAGGGCCAAATGCGAGTCTCTGAATGAATACATTGACATTTTGGGAGGAGCAAACATTGAGCTAATGGTTTTCAATGAAAGTTTAGGGGGATGTTTCTGGAATGCTAAAAAAAGGGAGGGAGAGCTTATGGTCCTTAATGAAGCTTTGCACAAGCAAGAAGTCGCTACAAAAGCTGAGAACAGTCGGTTAAGGGAGAATCTTAGTAGCATTCAGGAAAAACTTCCTATTTTGCAGAACCAGCTGGGTGAAATGCGTGAAAGCTGCAAAGAAATGGGCTCTTGCATCTCTAATCAGGTAGAAGGTCTTTACAAGGAAGTTTCTGACAGAGGATTAATACTCCAAGAAGAATGGAACTCTACAATTGATCAGATTTTTCAGACACTGCGGAGGCTAGATTTATCTGTTGAGTCCGTTGGCTCCTCTTTGCCTTCAAGAGTAGACCATGATCCAGGGTGCATAAACTTAAGTAGTCATACTGCTGCATCTATTGATGCTGCTATCAATGTGATTGAGGCATTGCAGGGTCAAGTTGAAGCTGCTCGCCATGAGTCAATGTTGAGTACCTCCCGTGAAGCCAACGAGAAGTTAGACTTTTTGcaagttgaaaatgaaaagtctGTCAGTCTTTTATATAAGATTTATGGTAACCTCAAGAAACTTGTGACTGAAATGCCAGGGAATCTACAAGAAGATGAAGTTGACGATCCCAAGAAATCTGTAGATCTTTCTCATCCTGGTGCTTTTGATTCCCTACTGGAGCAGTTGCAAAGGTTTCTTGATGAAAAAACACAAGTTGAGTCTGCAAATGAAAAGCTGAAATCTGAGTTGACTGCCAGGACAAAAGATTTTGAAGAACTGAGCAAAAGATCCCTTGGATCAGATTCTATTTTAAGGGTGGTTCAAGTGGTTGAGGGAGTCATTTCTCTAGATAGCTTTGAAATCAACATTAATGAGCCAGTATCATGTCTAGAGTCCCTGACCTCTCTCCTTGTTCAGAAATATAAAGGGGCAACTGAAGATGTGAGGTTGTCCAGGGAGGAATGTGCTTCCAAGGAAGCACAAGTGATTGATTTGCAAGGACAAATGGATCACTTGAGCTCATTACTTGTTCAATGTGAAAATGAAGTTGTAGTCCTTAGGGAAAGTTTGAAGAGAGTTGAGGAGGATGTTGTATCTATTGGTTCTCAATATCAAGAGAAAGTTACTGAATTTGAACAGTCTGAGCAACGGGTGTCATCTCTAAGAGAGAAGCTTGGCATAGCAGTAACCAAAGGCAAAGGTCTGATTGTGCAGCGTGACAGTCTTAAACAGTCTCTTGCAGACACATCTTCTGAACTGCAGAAATGCTCTGAGGAGTTACAGTTGAAAGATGCAAGGCTTCAGGAAGTAGAAATGAAACTCAAGACCTATTCGGAGGCAGGTGAGCGCACGGAAGCTTTGGAATCTGAGCTCTCGTACATTCGCAACTCTGCTACTGCACTAAGGGAGACATTCTATCTCAAAGACGCCATTCTTCAGAAAATAGAGGAGATTTTAGAAGATTTGGAGCTTCCGGATCATTTCCATTCAAAGGATATCATTGATAAAGTTGATTGGTTGGCGAAGTCAGTTGCTGGGAACTCTTTACCTTTGACTGATTGGGATCACAAGAGCACTATTGGAGGATCATACTCTGATGCAGGATATGCCCTTGGTGATGGATGGAAAGAGGCATCACAGCCAAACATGGGTTCTTCCGAAGACCTTAAAATAAGATTTGAGGAGCTCCAGGGCAAGTTTTATGGGTTGGCAGAACAAAATGAGATGCTTGAACAATCCTTGATGGAAAGAAACAACCTTGTTCAGAAATGGGAAGAGATTTTGGACAGGATAGACATGCCTTCACACTTAAGATCTCTGGAGCCAGAAGATCGGATTGGTTGGTTAGTGCTTGCTGTTTCAGAAGCTGAAAACCAGTACAACTCACTCCAACAAAAGTATGATAATTCTGAATCATTATTTGCATCAACGAGTGCTGAACTTGAAGAGTCAAATAGAAAAATATCTGAGCTTGAAAATGCATATCAATTGATTGTCAGTGAGAAAGAGTTACTTTTGAAGAGTTTGGAGTCTCTGAACTTTGATTTCGAGGAAATGTCAAGGAAGGCTGCCCAATCCGAAACGAGTAATGATGACTTGCAGAGCAGAGTAGGTGACTTGCAGAAGAAACTGAATGAAATGCTTGGAGCAGAGGAGCGTATTCATCATCTTGAAGGTGAAATAAGAAGATTGGAAGATGTGATCAAAGATTTCCTTTGGACTTCTGAAGCAGATGATGTGTTATTTAGCTCTGGTAGCACTGAATCTTTGGAGCAGCTAATAAGGAAGCTTATAGATAAGTATACCACACTTTCTTTGGGGAAACCTACTGAGTCTGATACAACTCCTCTTGAGCATGTTGGTAAAGGGGCTGATCTCTCTcatgaagaaaagagagaaagtaATGTCAGTTGCGATGAAGATGCAGATGGAGGTGCCCTCAACAGAAAATTGGAGGATGCTTTAAGCGACTTGTTGTCATTGAAGGAGGAAAAGGAGAGTATTGCGTTGAAAAATCAATCATTGGTTCGTGAACTGGAAGAATTGGGTATCAGAAATAAAGAACTGCAACATCTACTCAATCAAGAGGAACAGAAGTCATCTTCTTTAAGAGAAAAATTGAATGTTGCAGTTAGGAAAGGTAAGTCATTGGTGCAGCATCGGGACAGCCTGAAGCAATCAATTGAAGAACTGAATGGTGAAGTTGAGCGCTTAAAGTCCGAGATCAGATTGCAGGAAAATGCTATTTCAGACTATGAAGGAAGGATAAAAGATTTATCTGTATACCCTGAGAGGATAAAGACAATAGAATCTGAGTGTTCAATCCTGAGAGATCAGTTGGAAGAAAAAGAGTACACCTTGAGCATGATTTTGTGTACCCTGGATGAAGTTAATGTTGGCTCTAACATCGATAATCCAGTTGAGAAGCTAAAAAGAGTTGGGCAATTATGCCATGATTTGCAATCAGCTCTTGCATCTTCTGAACATGAAACAAAGAAATCTAAAAGAGCAGCTGAGCTACTTCTTGCCGAGTTAAATGAGGTGCAAGAAAGAAATGATGGCCTCCAAGAGGAGCTAGCAAAGTCTCTGAGTGAACTCTCTGGACTGTCCAAGCAAAAAGAATCTGCTGAAGTTGCTAAACATGAAGCTCTTGCACGTTTAGAAAAGTTATCTTCCGTTCACTCAGAAGAAAGAAAGAGCCAATTAGCTGAAATTACGATGCTAAAATCTGGTGTGGATCAGCTAGGGAAGGATCTCTATGTTGTTGACCGTTTGCTCACTGATGTTTTATCCAAGGATTTGGAGACTATGCACCATCTTGGTTCTAGTATGAAAGTTTGCCAAGAACCAACTGATCAAAATCACTTTCCTCTACTTGTGGCTGATTCAAGTGGCCTTACCTTTGCGGAACCAGAAAACAAG GTTTTTGGGAAAGAAATTGGTTCTATCAACCAAAAGTTAAACAGGCACTCACATTTATTGCATGAAGAAGCTGCTCGTTtatctgaaatattaaaaacCATACATGAAGAAATATCCCACGACAAGCAGCACTCAAATTCATTGAAGACAGACCTGATGCGGTTAGAATCTATTCAAAAGGAGAAAGATGCAGAATTGCTTATGGTGCAAAGATACAATGCTATGCTTTATGAAGCTTGTACCACTTTGGTCATGGAAATTGAAAGCAGAAAATCCCAATTGGTTGGAAGCAGCTTAGCTTCTGGGGCTCCCAAAATCAATTCTGTGTATCAAAGTTTAGCTGAAGGACATGATTTGGCTGAGATGACTGACCGGTTTACTGAGGAAGGTATTAGGTCAGTAATAGAGAAATTATTCATGGCTGTGAAAGATATTATGAGTGTGCAAAATGATATCACTGAATTTGGTCAAAGGGATATGAAAGCTGCTATAGCAAGTCTGCAGAAAGAACTTCAGGACAAAGATGTTCAGAGAGAGAAAATATGTGCAGAACTTGTTAGTCAGATTAAGGAAGCTGAATCTATTTCAAAGAGTTATTTACAAGAGCTTCAGATAGCAAAATCTCAGATGGATGATTTACACAGGAAGGTGAAACTGATGGAGAAGGAACAAGATTCTCTGACACACAGGATAAAAGAACTGCAAGATCAGGAATCTAACTCTGCTGACTTACAGTTAAGAGTTAAATCACTTGAAGACATGCTAGAGGCAAAGGAACAAG AAAACGAAGCACTGATGCAAGCACTTGAGGAGGAGGAGGCCCAAATGGAAGACAAAACAAACAAGATTGAGGAAATGGAGAGACTCTTgcttcaaaaaaataaagatatggaGAACCTTGAAGTTTCCCGTGGAAAGACCATGAAGAAGCTTTCTGTTACAGTAAGCAAATTTGATGAACTTCATCAACTATCTGAAAGCCTTCTGTCTGAGGTTGAGAATCTTCAGTCACAATTACAAGAGCGAGATACAGAGATTTCTTTCTTGAGGCAAGAAGTTACAAGATGCACTAATGATGCAATAGCTTCTGCTCAGATGAGTAGCAAAAGAGATAGTGATGAAATCCATGACTTTTTGGCATGGGTAGACAAGATGATTTCTCGAGTCCAGGCTCATGATATGGATTATGATGATGCAAAAGTTAACCAGATTCATGATTATAAAGAAATGTTAGAGAAACAGGTGGTGGCTGTAATATCTGAGGTGGAGGACCTGCGTGCACTGGCACAGACAAGAGATTTGATGTTGAAAGTAGAGAAAGATAAAGTAGAACAGCTGGTGAGGAAAGAAGAATTTCTTGAGAACTCTTTGCGTGACAAGGAATCTCAATTAACCATGCTTCGAGGTGCTAGTGGCATGGGGCAACTAGCAAATTCTTCATCAGAGATTATAGAGATAGAGCCAATG GCCAACAAAAGGGTAGTGCCTGGAACTGTTGCATCTCAAGTTCGCAGTTTGCGAAAAACTAATAATGACCAAGTAGCTGTTGCTATAGATGTGGATCCTGATAGTGGGAAactagatgatgaagatgatgataagg CTCATGGTTTCAAGTCAATGACGACATCAAGAATCGTCCCACGGTTTACAAGACCCATAACCGACATGATAGATGGTCTATG GGTATCCTGTGATCGGACACTAATGCGGCAGCCTGTTCTACGGCTTAGTGTGATCATCTATTGGGTTGTGTTGCATGCTCTTCTTGCGACATTTGTAGTATGA